From one Salmo salar chromosome ssa09, Ssal_v3.1, whole genome shotgun sequence genomic stretch:
- the LOC106611142 gene encoding transmembrane protein 87A, with amino-acid sequence MTDVTVFLSCLLFFISILRPGIGAEVSLWNVDINSSQNAVFRKTLYANTTIFMRFQGDLALCDPTLAFNISWYLRSSICYNEVFNTPDNKALTMFGLDHMLKKDWSGFYSQGYMYFDNCSVLLQPKVYYTDFSPYQPLISPQSEEGRPSNQSAPQGWLEKPDIGAVAKAWSDSPYLFIVKVQPQQRGDASGGRPGAEEEETNDVQGNLAFIMTVEMKGPREYSSPADWPLMMFYMVMCIVYVFFGALWLFWSACYWKDLLRIQFWIGGVIILGMLEKAVFYSEYQSIRYRGDYVQGAVIFAELLSALKRSLARILVLIVSLGYGIVKPRLGTTVHRLAAVGLLYLLFSSVEGVLRVTGGFYGTVALVANLSLSLIDSCVMWWIFISLSQTTRLLKLRRNVVKLSLYQHFTNTLIFSVLASIIFIIWTTKVFKLVDCQTGWRDLWVDDAFWRLLFSTILLVIMVLLRPSANSQRFSHSPLIDEDDEEDEAKEPMLNEAFEGMKMRGTKAETNGAQSQKLLSKEDEDLKWVEENIPTTVADVALPVMLDEEEEILKTKMERSKME; translated from the exons ATGACAGATGTCACGGTGTTTTTGTcatgtttgttgttttttatttcaaTTTTACGTCCAGGGATCGGGGCAGAAGTGTCCTTGTGGAATGTCGACATCAACTCA TCACAAAATGCAGTCTTCCGGAAGACACTGTACGCCAACACAACTATTTTCATGAGAT tccagGGCGACTTGGCTTTATGTGATCCCACCCTGGCCTTCAACATCAGTTGGTACCTCCGTTCCTCTATCTGCTACAATGAAGTTTTCAATACTCCA GACAACAAGGCACTGACTATGTTTGGTCTGGATCACATGCTGAAGAAGGACTGGAGCGGCTTCTACAGCCAGGGATACATGTACTTTGACAACTGCTCAGTTCTTTTACAACCCAAG GTGTACTACACAGACTTCAGCCCCTATCAACCCCTCATCAGTCCACAG agCGAGGAAGGCAGGCCTTCCAATCAGAGTGCTCCACAGGGGTGGCTGGAAAAGCCG GATATAGGCGCTGTGGCCAAGGCGTGGTCCGACAGCCCCTACCTGTTTATAGTGAAGGTACAGCCGCAGCAACGTGGAGATGCCAGCGGGGGGCGCCctggagcagaggaggaggagactaaTGACGTCCAGGGAAACTTGGCCTTTATCA TGACCGTGGAGATGAAGGGGCCTCGTGAATACTCCTCCCCTGCAGACTGGCCTCTTATGATG TTCTACAtggtgatgtgtatagtgtatgtgtTCTTCGGGGCTCTCTGGCTCTTCTGGTCTGCCTGTTACTGGAAGGATCTGTTGAGAATCCAGTTCTGGATCGGAGGAGTGATCATCCTGGGCATGTTGGAGAAAGCTGTCTTCTACTCTGAGTACCAGAGTATCCGCTACAGAGGAGACTATG TTCAAGGTGCTGTAATCTTTGCCGAGTTGCTGTCTGCTCTGAAGAGATCTCTGGCTCGGATCCTAGTGCTCATAGTCAGTCTGGGCTACGGCATCGTCAA ACCCAGGCTGGGCACCACAGTCCACCGGCTAGCAGCAGTAGGCCTGCTCTACCTGCTCTTCTCCTCTGTGGAGGGAGTGCTGCGCGTCACAGGA ggttTCTATGGAACCGTAGCCCTGGTGGCTAACCTGAGTCTCTCTCTCATTGACTCCTGTGTGATGTGGTGGATCTTCATAAGCTTGTCCCAGACCACTCGTCTTCTGAAGCTGCGTAGGAACGTAGTGAAGCTGTCTCTGTATCAGCATTTCACCAACACACTTATCTTCTCTGTTCTGG CTTCTATTATCTTCATCATCTGGACGACCAAAGTGTTTAAGCTGGTCGACTGCCAGACC GGTTGGAGGGATCTGTGGGTGGACGATGCGTTCTGgcgtctcctcttctccaccatCCTCCTGGTCATCATGGTGTTGCTACGACCCTCCGCCAACAGCCAGAG GTTCTCCCATTCCCCTCTGATCGATGAAGACGATGAGGAGGATGAAGCCAAGGAACCCATGCTGAATGAAGCCTTTG AGGGGATGAAGATGAGAGGCACCAAGGCTGAGACTAATGGAGCCCAGTCACAGAAACTATTGAGTAAAGAG GATGAAGACCTGAAATGGGTTGAGGAGAACATTCCCACAACTGTTGCTGATGT AGCCCTCCCAGTAATGCTTGACGAAGAGGAG GAAATTCTGAAAACCAAGATGGAGAGATCCAAAATGGAATGA